In one window of Chryseobacterium phocaeense DNA:
- a CDS encoding DUF2891 domain-containing protein yields the protein MKKSLLAFAFSPFLIFAQEAPKLTDEMAVKLSEKPLHCINQEYPNKTAHIINNAGEVPLTPKDLHPSFYGCFDWHSSVHGHWMLVRLLKTKPNLPNAKDIENILDQSLKKENLQAEADYFTKYQLTTTFERTYGWAWLLKLDEELTNWNHPKAKIWHQNLKPLTDQILKSWKTYLPKQTYPNRTGVHPNTAFGLAFAIDWAVANKDKEFETQLKEKAKYFYGKDQKTPAYLEPDGSDFFSPSLEIADLMRRVLPQKEFVLWLNNFYEKRSLENIEKIPVVSDLSDYQTVHLVGLSFSKAWCMKGIAKSLPDGHPLKKDFKKTADVFLTNGLPLLFQGNYGGDHWLASFAVYSLED from the coding sequence ATGAAAAAAAGTCTTTTAGCATTCGCATTTTCCCCATTTCTGATCTTTGCCCAGGAAGCTCCGAAACTCACTGACGAAATGGCGGTTAAATTATCAGAAAAACCGCTTCACTGTATCAATCAGGAGTATCCTAATAAAACCGCACATATCATCAATAATGCCGGAGAAGTTCCTTTGACTCCAAAAGATCTGCATCCCAGTTTTTATGGCTGCTTCGACTGGCATAGTTCAGTACACGGGCATTGGATGCTGGTAAGACTGCTAAAGACCAAGCCGAATCTTCCCAATGCAAAAGACATTGAAAATATTCTGGATCAGTCTTTAAAAAAAGAAAACCTCCAGGCTGAAGCTGATTATTTCACCAAATATCAGTTGACCACCACTTTCGAAAGAACCTATGGCTGGGCATGGCTGCTGAAGCTTGATGAAGAATTGACGAACTGGAACCATCCCAAGGCCAAAATATGGCACCAGAATTTAAAACCTCTGACCGATCAGATCCTGAAGTCCTGGAAAACCTATCTTCCGAAACAAACCTATCCAAACAGGACCGGGGTTCATCCGAATACTGCTTTCGGGCTGGCTTTTGCCATCGACTGGGCTGTTGCGAATAAGGACAAAGAATTTGAAACTCAGCTGAAAGAAAAAGCAAAATATTTTTACGGAAAAGACCAGAAAACACCGGCTTATCTGGAACCGGATGGTTCGGATTTCTTTTCGCCAAGCCTTGAAATTGCCGATCTGATGAGAAGAGTGCTTCCGCAAAAAGAATTTGTACTGTGGCTGAATAATTTCTACGAGAAAAGAAGCCTTGAAAACATTGAAAAAATCCCGGTGGTGAGTGATCTGAGCGATTATCAGACCGTTCACCTTGTGGGGCTGTCTTTCTCAAAAGCCTGGTGTATGAAAGGAATTGCAAAATCCCTTCCTGACGGACATCCGCTGAAAAAAGATTTTAAGAAAACGGCAGATGTATTTTTAACCAATGGCCTTCCTCTTCTGTTTCAGGGGAATTACGGCGGAGACCATTGGCTGGCGAGTTTTGCGGTTTATTCTCTGGAAGATTAA
- a CDS encoding helix-turn-helix domain-containing protein produces MSALEKFGVEIFTQHNIFERISADKPFRPENPAFIFIKSGKIKLRQHFSDLELSANMFMVTDPQTVYEMVSVSGDFQSRMVSYKREFISALSLKFNRLITYRYFRQQMNKGVPFHENEMEVVWKSVNFLKFILDSEADMLYKKEMVEHLFSVFCYQMAGIISKEDNNSLNQMSRQEEIVFVFLTDLSRYHLTERTVEFYAGRQSITTRHLSAVVKSVTGKSASQIIALIVMNEAKVLLNSSNKPVSEISSILGFSDQYSFSHFFKKHFEVSPTQYRSQFEK; encoded by the coding sequence ATGTCAGCCTTAGAAAAATTCGGTGTTGAAATTTTTACCCAGCACAATATTTTCGAGAGAATTTCAGCGGATAAACCTTTCCGCCCGGAAAATCCTGCGTTTATTTTCATCAAATCGGGAAAGATAAAGCTCCGTCAGCATTTCAGCGACCTGGAGCTTTCTGCCAATATGTTTATGGTGACCGATCCTCAGACGGTATATGAAATGGTATCGGTAAGCGGGGATTTCCAGTCGAGGATGGTCTCTTATAAGCGGGAATTTATCTCAGCTTTATCTCTTAAATTCAATCGGTTGATTACCTACCGCTATTTCCGGCAACAGATGAATAAGGGTGTTCCTTTCCATGAAAATGAAATGGAGGTCGTTTGGAAAAGCGTCAATTTCTTGAAATTTATCCTGGATTCTGAAGCAGATATGTTGTATAAAAAAGAAATGGTAGAGCATCTTTTCTCTGTGTTCTGCTATCAGATGGCCGGAATTATTTCTAAAGAGGATAATAATTCTTTGAACCAGATGTCCAGACAGGAGGAAATTGTCTTTGTATTTCTTACTGATCTTTCCAGATATCATCTTACGGAACGGACTGTAGAATTTTACGCAGGCCGGCAATCCATTACAACCAGACATCTTTCGGCTGTGGTAAAATCCGTTACAGGGAAGTCTGCAAGCCAGATCATTGCTTTAATTGTCATGAATGAAGCGAAAGTGCTTTTAAACTCTTCAAATAAACCGGTTTCAGAGATTTCTTCCATTCTGGGTTTTAGCGATCAATACTCATTTTCCCATTTTTTTAAAAAGCATTTTGAAGTAAGTCCTACCCAGTACAGAAGTCAGTTCGAAAAATAG